In one Brassica oleracea var. oleracea cultivar TO1000 chromosome C9, BOL, whole genome shotgun sequence genomic region, the following are encoded:
- the LOC106312864 gene encoding bifunctional dTDP-4-dehydrorhamnose 3,5-epimerase/dTDP-4-dehydrorhamnose reductase, with protein sequence MGAEANASFNFLIYGRTGWIGGLLGKLCEAQGISYTYGSGRLQDRQSIVDDIETVKPSHVFNAAGVTGRPNVDWCESHKVETIRTNVAGTLTLADICREKGLVLINYATGCIFEYDSGHPLGSGVGFKEEDTPNFTGSFYSKTKAMVEELLKNYENVCTLRVRMPISSDLSNPRNFITKIARYEKVVDIPNSMTILDELLPISIEMAKRNLTGIYNFTNPGVVSHNEILEMYREYIDPSFTWKNFTLEEQAKVIVAPRSNNELDATKLKTEFPEMLSIKESLIKFVFEPNKKTGVKA encoded by the exons ATGGGTGCTGAGGCAAACGCGTCCTTCAACTTCCTAATCTACGGTCGAACCGGATGGATCGGCGGACTTCTTGGCAAACTCTGCGAAGCTCAGGGAATCTCCTACACTTACGGATCCGGTCGGCTTCAAGATCGCCAATCCATCGTCGACGACATCGAAACCGTGAAGCCTAGCCACGTCTTCAACGCCGCCGGAGTCACCGGGCGTCCCAACGTCGACTGGTGCGAGTCCCACAAGGTCGAGACCATCCGTACGAATGTCGCCGGGACCTTGACTCTCGCCGACATTTGCAGAGAGAAAGGACTCGTTCTGATCAATTACGCCACCGGCTGCATATTCGAGTACGATTCGGGTCATCCTCTCGGGTCGGGTGTCGGATTCAAGGAGGAGGATACTCCTAACTTCACTGGGTCTTTCTACTCTAAGACCAAAGCTATG GTGGAGGAGCTGCTCAAGAACTATGAAAACGTATGCACGCTCAGAGTGCGGATGCCTATCTCTTCGGATCTATCAAACCCTAGAAACTTCATCACCAAGATTGCTCGATATGAGAAAGTCGTTGACATCCCAAACTCCATGACCATCCTCGACGAGCTCCTACCCATTTCGATCGAGATGGCAAAGAGGAACTTAACCGGGATCTACAACTTCACAAACCCGGGTGTTGTGAGCCACAACGAGATTTTGGAGATGTACAGAGAGTACATTGACCCGAGCTTCACTTGGAAGAACTTCACATTGGAGGAACAAGCTAAAGTGATTGTGGCTCCAAGGAGTAACAACGAGCTTGATGCCACTAAGTTGAAGACTGAGTTCCCTGAGATGTTGTCTATCAAAGAATCTCTCATCAAGTTTGTGTTTGAGCCGAACAAGAAGACTGGAGTTAAAGCTTAA